In Pseudobacter ginsenosidimutans, the following are encoded in one genomic region:
- a CDS encoding DeoR/GlpR family DNA-binding transcription regulator, with amino-acid sequence MRKEERHKLILREINLHNKVLSTDLSSLLKISDDTVRRDLKELAESGKVLKVHGGAASKSFVAPFNAQNEVYALMEKKKIAEKTLKLIRNNMVILTEGGTTILEFAKMIPDTLKVTFFTISPQVAITLSEHSNLDVITIGGKLNKNANLHIGASVINELSDLKVDLSLLGANAFSSEEGLTDMDWEIVQVKKAIIRASKKSAVLSISEKLNTVQRIRICDPNQISYLITELNPDDPLLTSYKKNDLQVL; translated from the coding sequence ATGAGAAAAGAGGAACGACACAAGCTTATCCTGAGGGAAATCAACCTCCATAACAAGGTGCTGTCAACGGATTTAAGTTCATTGCTGAAGATTTCGGATGATACGGTCAGGAGGGATTTGAAGGAATTGGCAGAATCGGGGAAAGTGTTGAAAGTGCATGGCGGGGCAGCCAGTAAATCATTTGTTGCGCCTTTCAATGCGCAAAACGAAGTTTATGCGTTAATGGAGAAGAAGAAAATTGCAGAAAAAACGCTAAAACTGATCCGCAACAATATGGTCATTCTCACGGAAGGAGGAACTACCATACTGGAGTTTGCGAAAATGATCCCGGATACACTGAAGGTTACTTTCTTCACTATCAGTCCTCAGGTAGCGATCACCTTATCCGAACACAGCAATTTAGATGTGATTACCATTGGGGGTAAACTTAATAAGAATGCCAATCTGCATATTGGAGCCAGTGTTATCAATGAACTGTCTGATCTCAAAGTGGATCTCAGTTTACTGGGAGCTAATGCTTTTTCTTCAGAAGAAGGATTGACAGATATGGACTGGGAAATCGTACAGGTAAAAAAAGCCATTATCAGGGCTTCTAAAAAAAGCGCAGTGCTGAGTATTTCAGAAAAATTAAATACTGTTCAAAGGATCAGGATCTGTGATCCCAATCAAATAAGTTATCTTATTACAGAACTGAATCCCGATGACCCTTTGTTGACTTCGTACAAAAAAAACGATCTGCAGGTTTTGTAG
- a CDS encoding BT_3987 domain-containing protein, whose amino-acid sequence MKKIIQLFTLLTAILFLSCGKKVFVNEDIPGASEFTMVYMPQANAPLEKAVLITDSLYQFTYSAFIGGSLKNGADVKVKFDVLPEMVDSFNLKNGTSYSILPQGSYVLNDPEAIISSGNQSTSALHISVKTLGFILPFETYLLPISITNADVKINNSIRTTYYIITGSYSPGEVPREKVYSFGANAGTSMFDFGGKLIHKTPDGQLLLYPVANDGTFEAPAQIGVGWNIFDMVFYYGGNRLIGREASGGGNITQYVIDANGNFGASKKIGFGWGIFSNIIPYKGALLGINGGGSMTMYPLEAEDFNYGQIRQIGIGWNTFAQIFPYQNSLLTIDANGNLYQYPLSDDGNFGVRKHVGSGWDMYPLVFASGTDLLALDNAGDLWRYKFNPAGFWPLKK is encoded by the coding sequence ATGAAAAAGATCATACAGTTGTTCACGCTGCTTACTGCTATACTGTTCCTGTCCTGCGGTAAGAAAGTATTTGTGAATGAAGATATTCCTGGCGCCAGCGAGTTTACCATGGTGTATATGCCGCAGGCTAACGCTCCATTGGAAAAAGCAGTCCTGATCACTGATTCATTGTATCAGTTCACATACAGTGCCTTCATAGGCGGCAGCCTGAAGAATGGTGCAGATGTAAAAGTGAAATTTGATGTGCTGCCGGAAATGGTAGACAGTTTCAATCTTAAGAACGGCACCAGTTACAGCATACTGCCGCAGGGAAGTTATGTGCTCAACGATCCTGAAGCCATCATTTCTTCCGGCAATCAATCAACCAGCGCTTTGCATATCAGCGTAAAGACCCTCGGCTTTATACTGCCGTTTGAAACTTACCTGCTTCCCATCAGTATTACCAATGCCGATGTAAAGATCAACAATTCGATACGGACAACTTATTACATTATTACAGGTTCTTATTCGCCTGGCGAAGTACCGCGTGAAAAAGTATATTCCTTTGGCGCCAATGCAGGTACAAGCATGTTCGATTTTGGTGGAAAGCTCATCCATAAAACACCCGATGGCCAGTTATTGCTCTACCCTGTTGCCAATGACGGAACCTTTGAAGCGCCTGCACAGATCGGTGTTGGCTGGAATATTTTCGATATGGTATTTTATTATGGAGGCAACCGGTTAATTGGCAGGGAAGCCAGTGGTGGCGGCAATATTACACAATATGTGATCGATGCAAATGGAAATTTCGGCGCCAGCAAAAAGATCGGATTCGGATGGGGCATTTTCAGCAATATCATTCCATACAAAGGAGCATTGCTCGGCATCAATGGCGGCGGTTCCATGACCATGTATCCACTGGAAGCAGAGGATTTCAATTATGGACAAATAAGACAGATCGGAATAGGCTGGAACACTTTCGCTCAGATCTTTCCTTACCAGAACAGTTTGCTCACAATCGATGCTAATGGAAACCTTTACCAGTACCCGCTTTCCGATGATGGAAATTTCGGCGTGAGAAAACATGTTGGTAGTGGCTGGGATATGTATCCATTGGTATTTGCATCAGGTACCGACCTGCTTGCGCTGGATAATGCAGGCGATTTGTGGAGATATAAATTTAATCCGGCCGGATTCTGGCCATTAAAAAAATAA
- a CDS encoding SusC/RagA family TonB-linked outer membrane protein, whose protein sequence is MLQRFLLILLLLGGIKAGIASPLNEDPDSGMKKAKDALPVNDFQAAPAAVITGKITDEKDQPFPGVSVRIRGTEKGVVSSTEGNFSIGDVSETDSLQFSFVGYKTQTIAVGKKTFFAVKLLRVDDNSLDEVKVIGYGTQKKVSVTGSLSTISVKEVQRVSTPSLSNAIAGKLPGIITRQSSGEPGYDAAQVYIRGLSTFANNGPLVLIDGVERDMNQINAQEIENFTVLKDASATAVYGVRGANGVILINTKRGATGKPQITFRSEFAGLTAMRLPKYINGAEYASLMNEALVNSNQTPRWSEEELQKFADGSDPWLYPNSDWTNATLKTDAWQTINNLSVTGGTDIIKYYTNIGFTLQDGIYKQDASNKFKTNANIKRYNFRSNIDINLSKKLTMQLGLGGIIQNGNYPGFSAPSIFEALKVISPIAYPIRNPDGSPGGAQTFIGWNPWARVTQSGYSTQNRSTLQGTFAARWDLSSFTTKGLSLRGLFSYDHYAQTNNVRLKEFEVKRYLGKDPVTNEDMYSTSFREEKPLGYYTENASNRAIYTELQLNYDRVFNSHAVTAMLLYNQRDYVNLTAADSRSNIPFRRQGIAGRATYNYDSRYLAEFNFGYNGSENFPKGNRFGFFPSASIGWVVSNEMFWNVSFVNNLKLRASHGLVGNDQIGQRFLFQSTVRTQGQSYYFGPNQELLAGMEEDAIGNPNVTWETAVKNNIGLDIGLFNDKLTIQFDAFNEDRKDILIQRQTVPAVAGFFPWSIPYGNLGRIRNKGFDGLIEVRNTTASGFYYSFRGNFTYAKNEIIENDEPAKRYAYLSGKGLPLGQSFAFIAEGLFQSQEDIDISPRQTFSNVRVGDVKYRDINADGIIDAFDQIPVGHPRLPQITFGFGTTVAYKDFDASIYFTGAAKTSIFMSGVSMWPFYDGLGVNNVMREYYDNRWTPSNTNARYPAIDVGNNPNNFLNSTLWMRKGDYLRLRNAEIGYTMPQKVMNRIGISRFRVFVNAVNLVTWDHIKVMDPESNDGTGGYPLQRSVNVGFQVDFK, encoded by the coding sequence ATGCTACAACGATTTCTACTTATCCTGCTTTTGCTCGGAGGCATTAAAGCAGGAATCGCCAGTCCTCTCAACGAGGATCCGGATTCCGGTATGAAAAAAGCGAAAGATGCACTGCCGGTAAACGATTTTCAGGCAGCACCCGCGGCCGTCATCACCGGAAAGATCACCGATGAAAAAGATCAACCCTTCCCGGGAGTGTCTGTAAGGATCAGGGGAACAGAAAAAGGAGTGGTCTCTTCCACTGAAGGTAACTTTTCCATCGGCGATGTTAGCGAAACCGATTCTCTCCAGTTTTCTTTTGTAGGTTACAAAACGCAGACCATCGCCGTAGGTAAAAAGACCTTTTTTGCCGTAAAACTTTTACGCGTTGATGATAACAGTCTCGATGAAGTAAAAGTGATCGGGTACGGCACCCAAAAGAAGGTCTCAGTAACAGGATCCTTGTCTACTATTTCCGTAAAAGAAGTGCAGCGGGTATCCACGCCTTCCCTGTCAAACGCCATTGCCGGCAAGCTTCCGGGCATCATAACAAGGCAGTCTAGTGGTGAGCCTGGTTACGATGCCGCGCAGGTGTATATCAGGGGCCTGTCTACTTTTGCCAACAACGGCCCGCTGGTATTGATCGATGGAGTAGAGCGCGATATGAACCAGATCAACGCTCAGGAAATCGAGAACTTTACTGTACTGAAAGACGCTTCCGCAACGGCTGTTTATGGAGTTCGTGGTGCCAATGGCGTTATATTGATCAATACAAAAAGAGGCGCCACCGGAAAACCGCAGATCACTTTCCGTTCAGAATTTGCAGGCCTTACTGCTATGCGCCTTCCGAAATACATCAATGGCGCAGAGTATGCATCATTGATGAATGAAGCGCTCGTCAACTCCAACCAAACACCGCGATGGAGCGAAGAAGAGCTGCAGAAATTTGCCGATGGCTCAGACCCCTGGCTTTATCCGAACTCCGACTGGACCAATGCCACACTTAAAACAGATGCCTGGCAAACCATCAATAACTTAAGCGTTACCGGCGGAACGGACATCATTAAATATTATACCAATATCGGCTTTACGCTCCAGGATGGAATTTACAAACAGGATGCATCCAATAAATTCAAGACCAACGCCAATATCAAGCGCTATAATTTCCGCAGCAATATCGATATCAACCTGTCCAAAAAACTGACCATGCAACTGGGACTGGGAGGCATTATTCAAAATGGAAATTACCCGGGCTTCTCCGCTCCATCGATCTTCGAAGCACTGAAAGTGATCTCACCCATTGCCTATCCCATCAGGAATCCTGATGGAAGTCCAGGTGGTGCACAAACATTTATTGGCTGGAACCCCTGGGCACGCGTTACACAATCAGGTTACTCCACGCAAAACAGGAGCACGCTGCAGGGCACTTTTGCAGCGCGTTGGGATCTGTCTTCTTTCACTACAAAGGGATTATCACTACGCGGTCTTTTTTCCTATGATCACTACGCACAAACCAACAATGTGCGTCTCAAGGAATTTGAAGTGAAAAGATACCTGGGTAAAGATCCCGTGACCAACGAAGACATGTACAGCACCTCCTTCAGGGAAGAAAAACCCTTAGGTTATTATACAGAGAATGCCAGCAACAGGGCTATCTATACAGAATTACAACTAAACTATGACCGTGTATTCAATAGTCATGCAGTCACCGCCATGTTATTGTACAACCAGCGGGATTATGTGAATCTCACAGCTGCAGATTCAAGGTCAAATATTCCTTTCCGCCGCCAGGGGATTGCAGGAAGGGCAACTTATAATTATGACAGCAGGTATCTCGCAGAATTCAATTTTGGTTATAACGGTTCCGAAAACTTTCCCAAAGGGAATAGATTTGGGTTCTTCCCTTCTGCGTCCATAGGCTGGGTTGTTTCCAATGAAATGTTCTGGAATGTTTCGTTTGTGAACAATCTGAAACTGAGAGCTTCTCATGGTCTTGTGGGAAATGATCAGATCGGACAACGTTTCTTATTTCAAAGTACTGTGAGAACACAGGGACAATCCTATTATTTTGGCCCCAATCAGGAACTGCTGGCGGGCATGGAAGAAGACGCCATCGGCAATCCCAATGTTACATGGGAAACTGCTGTGAAGAATAATATCGGGCTCGACATTGGCCTGTTCAACGACAAGCTCACCATCCAGTTTGATGCCTTCAATGAAGACAGGAAGGACATCCTGATACAAAGACAAACCGTTCCTGCCGTTGCCGGCTTCTTCCCCTGGTCCATCCCTTATGGCAATCTCGGAAGGATCAGGAACAAGGGCTTTGATGGTTTGATAGAAGTTCGCAATACCACCGCCAGTGGATTCTATTATTCCTTCCGTGGAAACTTCACCTATGCGAAAAATGAAATAATAGAAAATGATGAACCTGCAAAACGTTATGCCTATCTCTCCGGAAAGGGGCTGCCACTAGGACAATCATTTGCTTTTATTGCAGAAGGTCTTTTTCAAAGCCAGGAAGATATCGATATCAGTCCGCGTCAAACATTTTCGAATGTTCGTGTGGGTGATGTCAAATACAGGGATATCAATGCCGATGGCATCATCGATGCATTTGATCAGATCCCTGTGGGACATCCCAGATTGCCACAGATCACATTCGGATTTGGGACTACAGTTGCTTACAAGGATTTTGATGCCAGCATCTATTTTACCGGCGCTGCCAAAACCAGCATCTTCATGAGCGGCGTATCCATGTGGCCTTTCTACGATGGACTTGGAGTGAACAATGTGATGCGGGAATATTATGATAACCGCTGGACGCCCTCCAATACCAATGCCCGTTATCCCGCTATTGATGTAGGCAACAACCCCAATAACTTCCTGAACTCAACACTGTGGATGCGGAAGGGCGACTACCTGCGGCTCAGAAATGCCGAGATCGGATATACAATGCCACAGAAAGTGATGAACAGGATCGGTATCAGCAGGTTTCGTGTATTCGTGAATGCAGTGAACCTTGTTACCTGGGACCATATCAAAGTGATGGACCCCGAGTCGAATGATGGAACCGGCGGATATCCATTGCAACGTTCTGTTAACGTTGGTTTTCAGGTTGACTTTAAATAA
- a CDS encoding RagB/SusD family nutrient uptake outer membrane protein, whose amino-acid sequence MKKNTRNILFGLLTLNLVFNVSCKKDFLDKGPEEDIAIQDAFKQRRYAEAFLTDIYAGLPNEIYFTDFADINPFIIASDEMNIPWPEKFPKLMNKGSWNSYNVTGQIYKNMYEGIRKANIFLKYFELTPVSTELTAENKQRWNGEAIFLRAFYHFQLMRIYGPVPVLDYPVNVSDDFTAIKRKTLDECVDFVVSECDKAISMLDMHVATNRDLGRPTEAAALALKARVLLYSASPLWNGNPDYKNFADKQGNRLFPQEYKAEKWELAANAAKDCIDKCEAAGYGLFRKYPNPVQNYQQLFLENNNTEVLFARNSGLDSWMEKCSFPGSLGGWNGWNPTQAQVDAYEMDNGQAPIQGYNADGSPVINPTSGYTETGFATADEPSGRWLAGISNMYVHRDPRFYATINYNGAFFIDRRLQFWQTGADGRGNSGRDYNTTGYLLKKFSDPAVSIPQQRFTLKTWIFFRLGEMYLNYAEALNEARNTPVTEVYNSINAIRNRAGMPDLPAGLNVSQMRDAIRNERRVELAFETHRFFDAHRWKIAAQTDKGPVYGMNISAGTSLQDVNYYKRTMIEQRVFESPKHYLFPIPQSEIDKNPNMVQNPGW is encoded by the coding sequence ATGAAAAAAAATACCAGAAATATACTGTTCGGACTGCTGACTCTGAATCTCGTATTCAATGTATCATGCAAAAAAGATTTTCTCGATAAAGGCCCCGAAGAAGATATTGCCATCCAGGATGCCTTCAAACAAAGACGATACGCAGAAGCATTCCTCACGGATATCTATGCTGGCCTTCCCAATGAGATCTACTTCACAGACTTTGCCGACATCAATCCATTTATCATCGCTTCGGATGAAATGAATATTCCATGGCCCGAAAAATTCCCCAAGCTCATGAACAAGGGCTCCTGGAACTCTTACAATGTAACAGGGCAGATCTATAAGAATATGTACGAAGGCATCAGGAAGGCAAATATCTTCCTGAAATATTTCGAGCTCACGCCCGTATCAACGGAACTGACAGCAGAGAACAAACAGCGTTGGAATGGAGAAGCCATTTTTCTGAGGGCCTTCTATCATTTTCAATTGATGCGTATCTACGGACCGGTACCTGTGCTGGATTACCCTGTAAATGTTTCAGATGATTTTACTGCCATCAAAAGAAAAACCCTGGACGAATGTGTGGATTTTGTAGTAAGTGAATGTGATAAGGCCATCAGCATGCTGGATATGCATGTTGCCACCAACAGGGACCTTGGCAGGCCCACTGAAGCCGCGGCGCTGGCCCTGAAGGCAAGAGTATTGTTATATAGTGCAAGCCCACTGTGGAATGGGAATCCCGATTACAAGAATTTTGCCGACAAACAAGGTAACAGATTATTTCCCCAGGAGTATAAAGCAGAAAAATGGGAACTGGCTGCCAATGCTGCCAAAGATTGTATCGACAAATGCGAAGCGGCAGGATATGGATTGTTCAGAAAATATCCTAACCCTGTTCAGAACTATCAGCAGTTATTCCTGGAAAACAATAATACAGAAGTGCTGTTTGCCAGGAATTCCGGATTGGACAGCTGGATGGAAAAATGTTCCTTCCCCGGAAGCCTCGGAGGATGGAATGGATGGAACCCCACACAAGCCCAGGTAGACGCCTATGAAATGGACAACGGCCAGGCACCCATCCAGGGCTATAATGCCGATGGTTCGCCCGTGATCAATCCAACTTCGGGATACACAGAAACAGGATTTGCAACTGCAGATGAACCCTCAGGCAGATGGCTGGCAGGCATCAGCAATATGTATGTCCACCGTGACCCGCGCTTCTATGCAACGATCAATTACAATGGTGCATTTTTTATAGACAGGCGATTGCAGTTCTGGCAAACAGGAGCAGATGGAAGAGGAAATTCCGGAAGAGATTATAACACCACAGGGTATTTGCTGAAAAAGTTTTCCGATCCGGCTGTTAGCATCCCACAACAACGCTTCACCTTAAAAACATGGATATTCTTCCGCCTCGGAGAAATGTACCTGAACTACGCGGAAGCATTGAATGAAGCCAGGAATACACCCGTTACAGAAGTGTACAATTCCATCAATGCCATCAGGAACAGGGCCGGAATGCCGGACCTTCCCGCAGGCTTGAATGTATCTCAGATGCGGGATGCCATCAGAAACGAAAGACGCGTTGAGCTTGCGTTTGAGACACATCGTTTTTTCGATGCACATCGTTGGAAAATTGCTGCCCAAACAGATAAGGGGCCCGTTTATGGAATGAATATTTCCGCCGGCACAAGCTTGCAGGATGTCAATTATTATAAACGGACAATGATCGAGCAAAGGGTTTTTGAATCCCCTAAACACTACCTGTTCCCCATCCCACAAAGTGAAATAGACAAGAACCCCAATATGGTTCAGAACCCGGGATGGTAA
- a CDS encoding imm11 family protein has translation MTKLLFEKSREGVSVPSGYFHEKAKQTDLVSVTFASSQLLISQKLKEIIVASNHFGIEFFQTELIGKSGLSFEYWFVNPYNSQLEMLDFSKSEFKYYDGWLKKVISVASIENEVALEKAFMENRRSAIDNPYPNHHPLKICKIVFKSSSPFTYDLFPVWGTIYRGIAFFVSQRLREQIEQANCTGIMFTDPNQAYP, from the coding sequence TTGACAAAGCTCTTGTTTGAAAAAAGCAGGGAAGGGGTCAGTGTTCCATCGGGATACTTTCACGAGAAGGCCAAACAAACAGATTTGGTTTCAGTAACTTTTGCTTCATCTCAATTATTGATTAGTCAAAAGCTAAAGGAAATAATCGTCGCTTCCAATCATTTCGGAATAGAGTTTTTCCAGACTGAATTAATTGGCAAATCTGGTTTGTCGTTTGAATACTGGTTTGTCAATCCGTATAATAGTCAATTGGAAATGCTTGATTTTTCAAAGTCGGAATTCAAATACTACGATGGCTGGTTAAAGAAAGTTATCAGTGTAGCCTCAATAGAGAATGAGGTTGCACTTGAAAAAGCGTTTATGGAAAATCGTCGCTCTGCTATCGATAATCCATACCCTAATCATCACCCCCTAAAGATTTGCAAAATTGTATTTAAAAGCTCCTCACCATTTACTTATGATTTATTCCCTGTTTGGGGTACTATATATCGTGGGATTGCATTTTTTGTATCCCAGCGTTTAAGAGAACAAATTGAACAAGCCAACTGCACGGGCATAATGTTTACAGACCCTAATCAGGCTTATCCATAA